A single Pseudomonas sp. DC1.2 DNA region contains:
- a CDS encoding D-hexose-6-phosphate mutarotase: MHEHPLQRFFKSLRERPVFAWERYQMRDVLVIDHPLCQAVFSRQGAQLLHFQPTGQKPWLWCAAKWPQVGAIRGGVPVCWPWYGRHPSENAWPSHGWARLIDWKLLDSSSESDGVRLHWRLQLCDWQADLHAHLGERMELRLSTEHQDSLPCQLSQALHAYWRIGDVGEVALSGLDGAQGYDQLNRQACQQEGDLRVEGGCQRVFQHDGELQLKDHAWQRELCIDTGDDADTVVWHPGSRPLLGVNWNEICEFICVEAASGGTESLSLAPGARAHLSLQARMGV; encoded by the coding sequence ATGCATGAGCATCCGCTACAACGCTTTTTCAAATCCCTGCGTGAGCGTCCAGTGTTTGCGTGGGAGCGCTATCAGATGCGCGACGTGTTGGTAATCGATCATCCGCTGTGCCAGGCGGTGTTCAGTCGTCAAGGGGCGCAGTTGTTGCACTTTCAGCCGACGGGGCAGAAACCATGGCTTTGGTGTGCGGCGAAATGGCCGCAGGTCGGCGCCATTCGTGGCGGCGTGCCGGTGTGTTGGCCTTGGTATGGCCGGCATCCGAGCGAAAACGCGTGGCCGTCCCATGGCTGGGCGCGGCTGATCGACTGGAAACTGCTGGACAGCAGCAGCGAGAGCGATGGTGTGCGTCTGCACTGGCGGCTTCAGTTGTGTGACTGGCAGGCCGACCTACACGCGCATCTGGGGGAACGCATGGAGTTGCGTCTGAGTACCGAACATCAAGACAGCCTGCCTTGCCAATTGAGTCAGGCATTGCATGCCTACTGGCGTATTGGCGATGTGGGTGAGGTAGCGCTGTCTGGGCTCGATGGGGCGCAAGGTTACGACCAACTGAACCGGCAAGCTTGCCAGCAGGAAGGTGATTTGAGGGTTGAGGGTGGCTGTCAGCGGGTGTTCCAGCATGACGGCGAATTACAGCTCAAGGACCATGCCTGGCAGAGGGAGTTGTGCATCGATACCGGTGACGACGCAGACACGGTGGTCTGGCATCCCGGATCACGGCCGCTGCTGGGCGTGAACTGGAATGAGATTTGCGAGTTTATCTGTGTCGAGGCCGCCAGCGGAGGCACCGAAAGCCTGAGCCTGGCACCAGGGGCGCGGGCGCATTTGAGTTTGCAGGCGCGGATGGGTGTCTAG